GCGAGTACCCCGGGAGTGGTGTCGTAGATGACTGCCAGCGTCCGCAAATCATCGGACCGAACGGTAAGCACCCGACCGTTGTAGTCACCCCGCTGCGCTTGGATCGCGGACAGGTAGCGGTTGAGCGGTCCCGACTTGTCCGGCGGGACGTTAGCTAGTTTCTCGAGGTCCATGACTACCCGTGTGGGTGGCGCCTGCGAGGCACTCGCCGCACCACCTGGCAGGAGTACGCCTACTGGCACGCCGTAGAAGTCGGCAAGTTGGGCCAGTTTGGCGACGGTCACTGCACGATCGCCACGTTCGTAGGAGCCGATTACGACGGCTTTCCAGACCCCGTCGGACTTCTCTTCGACTCCTTGCAGCGACAGCCCTTGCTGCTTTCTGATCGCTCGCAGTCGTCCGCCTAGCGCTCGTGCGTATTCCGTGGCCATCGCCGGTCCTCCTGGTTGTCGCGCACATCGCAGCAGCAGGTGATGTTTGCTGTGCTGAGCCCGTATCAGCATCTACGTTACGTAATCGACTCATCGCCAGCCACCACGATCTGTGAGATTTGAGTCACAGTAGCGCGGGATTTACGACGGATCGTGGCTAATTTGGCGAATTTTTGCTGAGTTTCATTTTTACGGAGGGTGACCGTACATTGTTGGATATCCGTCGATCGTGGCCGGAGACCGGCCGAATCATGCGCTGATGCCCGCCACGGTGACGGGCAAGTTGGCTGTTAT
This genomic window from Actinomycetes bacterium contains:
- a CDS encoding transcriptional regulator; translated protein: MATEYARALGGRLRAIRKQQGLSLQGVEEKSDGVWKAVVIGSYERGDRAVTVAKLAQLADFYGVPVGVLLPGGAASASQAPPTRVVMDLEKLANVPPDKSGPLNRYLSAIQAQRGDYNGRVLTVRSDDLRTLAVIYDTTPGVLAEELVAWGVLNADAPKSLEE